A region of Nakaseomyces glabratus chromosome M, complete sequence DNA encodes the following proteins:
- the GPP1 gene encoding glycerol-1-phosphatase RHR2 (CAGL0M12430g~Putative DL-glycerol phosphatase): MSLAKPVSLKVNAALFDVDGTIIISQPAIAAFWRDFGKDKPYFDAEHVIHISHGWRTYDAIAKFAPDYADEEYVNKLEGEIPEKYGEHSIEVPGAVKLCTDLNKLPKEKWAVATSGTRDMAQKWFKFLNIDRPEYFITANDVKQGKPFPEPYIKGREGLGYPINKEDPSKSKVVVFEDAPAGIAAGQAAGCKIIGIATTFDVDFLKEKGCDIIVKNHESIRVGGYNPETDEVEFIFDDYLYAKDDLLKW, from the coding sequence ATGTCTCTAGCTAAGCCAGTTTCTTTGAAGGTTAACGCCGCTCTATTCGATGTCGATGGTACTATCATCATCTCTCAACCAGCTATCGCTGCTTTCTGGAGAGATTTCGGTAAGGACAAGCCATACTTCGACGCCGAACACGTTATCCACATCTCTCACGGTTGGAGAACTTACGATGCCATCGCTAAGTTCGCTCCAGACTACGCCGATGAAGAATACGTCAACAAGCTAGAAGGTGAAATCCCAGAAAAGTACGGTGAACACTCCATCGAGGTCCCAGGTGCCGTCAAGCTATGTACTGACCTAAACAAGTTGCCAAAGGAGAAGTGGGCTGTTGCCACCTCCGGTACCAGAGACATGGCCCAAAAGTGGttcaagttcttgaacATCGACAGACCAGAATACTTCATCACCGCTAACGATGTCAAGCAAGGTAAGCCATTCCCAGAACCATACATCAAGGGTAGAGAAGGTCTAGGTTACCCAATCAACAAGGAAGACCCATCTAAGTCCAAGGTTGTTGTCTTCGAAGACGCCCCAGCTGGTATCGCTGCTGGTCAAGCTGCCGGTTGTAAGATCATCGGTATCGCCACTACCTTCGACGTCGACTTCCTAAAGGAAAAGGGTTGTGACATCATCGTCAAGAACCACGAATCCATCAGAGTTGGCGGTTACAACCCAGAAACCGATGAAGTCGAATTCATCTTCGATGACTACTTGTACGCCAAGGATGACTTGTTGAAGTGGTAA
- the PCL7 gene encoding Pcl7p (CAGL0M12342g~Ortholog(s) have cyclin-dependent protein serine/threonine kinase regulator activity), whose product MSSADPRLGMSYSSGDNTSSTPISIPIPRSGRTVVNNNASSSTIASYPRTTPSVATTGSGYLPMGTSVTTEETLASSQSSHSPFRDNTLLQTNSIASNTNTSHLISSNDTVSSTVEVLQSPTNPADEMASLRESIARPAYDHTTRDETILGTTERDEPRVSFAHDENLTRRDHYPGHESATENDNDTCTINNDDDNDDADMLTNHEEQLKFIRSHYRTKLNAKSETEEIEEVEEELNIAEFPTDKLLEMLTALLNKIIKSNDQMEPYKDKDKDEDHDDDESLTDSKLMSVKGTDKEKYLKSILSFKGKHVPQITLYQYFQRIQKYCPTTNDVFLSLLVYFDRISKKCNSSDSESADTSPADQLFVMDSYNIHRLVIAGVTVCTKFFSDFFYSNSRYARVGGISLSELNHLELQFLVLCDFELLISVDKLQRYANLLLRFWNNQGVDDSRSDTTVSQD is encoded by the coding sequence ATGTCTTCAGCTGATCCAAGACTAGGGATGTCATATAGCAGTGGAGACAACACATCTAGCACGCCGATAAGCATTCCGATACCGCGGAGTGGGAGGACTGTGGTGAATAACAATGCGTCATCGAGCACAATAGCGAGCTATCCGCGTACGACGCCGAGTGTGGCGACTACGGGCAGTGGCTATCTTCCGATGGGTACTTCTGTGACTACTGAGGAGACGCTTGCGAGCTCGCAGTCTTCGCATTCTCCGTTTCGGGACAATACACTGCTACAAACGAATTCGATAGCGTCGAACACTAACACTAGCCATCTAATATCGAGTAATGACACTGTGTCCAGTACTGTCGAGGTTTTACAAAGTCCTACCAATCCAGCCGATGAGATGGCAAGTCTGCGGGAGAGCATTGCCAGACCAGCATATGACCATACCACTCGCGATGAAACTATATTGGGGACCACTGAGAGAGATGAACCTCGAGTGTCGTTTGCCCACGATGAAAACTTGACAAGAAGAGACCACTATCCTGGCCATGAATCTGCTactgaaaatgataatgacaCATGTACTATTAATAATGATGACGATAATGATGACGCCGATATGTTAACCAACCATGAAGAACAACTGAAGTTTATTCGATCACACTATAGAACCAAGCTAAATGCCAAGTCGGAgacagaagaaattgaagaagtcGAAGAAGAGCTAAACATCGCTGAGTTCCCTACTGATAAGCTGCTTGAGATGCTGACAGCACTATTGAACAAGATAATAAAATCTAATGATCAAATGGAACCATACAAAGATAAAGACAAAGACGAAGACCacgatgacgatgaatCATTGACAGATAGCAAACTTATGAGCGTCAAAGGTacagataaagaaaaatatctcAAGAGCATTCTCAGCTTTAAAGGTAAGCATGTTCCTCAAATTACACTCTACCAGTATTTTCAGAGAATTCAAAAGTACTGTCCAACCACAAATGACGTCTTTCTCTCATTATTAGTATACTTTGATAGAATCTCGAAAAAATGCAACAGCTCAGATAGTGAATCCGCGGATACTTCCCCAGCCGATCAATTGTTCGTCATGGATTCATATAACATACACAGATTGGTGATAGCCGGTGTCACCGTATGtacaaaatttttcagtgaTTTTTTCTATTCCAACTCCAGGTATGCCCGTGTTGGTGGTATTTCCTTATCAGAACTAAATCATTTAGAGTTACAATTCCTTGTTCTATGTGATTTCGAGCTACTAATATCCGTGGATAAGTTGCAAAGATATGCCAACTTATTATTACGATTCTGGAACAATCAAGGGGTAGATGATTCAAGGTCCGACACCACTGTCTCTCAGGACTGA
- the OAF1 gene encoding oleate-activated transcription factor OAF1 (CAGL0M12298g~Ortholog(s) have RNA polymerase II core promoter proximal region sequence-specific DNA binding, sequence-specific DNA binding and transcriptional activator activity, more) gives MSVVGSGSSPEGNAARTRKRNRISFVCQACRRSKTRCDKEKPICTRCKKLKLECVYDMAKQSAPRIPSKDATIARLGRDVDYWKNKAMKLMQEQESMPVNKDSNVSSGSLENMNSDYESDGESRESDYKRPRLDSYNINGENNDDDSIEINLYRTHPTLIVSRVMKREVKPLSENYLFIQDKFLTSLIASIFLDPSQNTMIPALTANANVTRAQPSVRSSALKLKETLLRQCHTDSQRRRVDEFTERILQNTNTSKNLKNGMILSMLYNTLGHQFLEDHCQSNGEYSDILKSFITEIEEMLPPYEIIEVYKQHFFQYIYPALPFLEKEMFEETLSDVLFRDENNPAKIKLRLGNNHLRMKMENLSILMVILKLSYISLNFAEDNVQHSALDVDTNIIAQYPISNNFVLLAQKCLASENWCACANENIIACVLYVWAFFVFSPEEGDLFLEHPTDVISSLVMMLATSIGLHRDPSDFPQLKSSIPDRRLLNHRRLLWLSVVTVCSFESSLKGRHSVSSASMMALFLDIKNPNADDVYINRVKNDLVDSPYAEQVLKLHIHSLRRVKLVLLLSDLDVMTMTYRNSILLSDLENLRDKIENYTDDNFPIVKLNADSESKVNNSVLLAINSTSLHTQIVSRLLLLRTSMALFLHFESVVPNDKSMLKYYFKYFNKSCTDALVLMGYINKFFNGDYSDSLSSSTNYNVLKVIQLSFSSTVFSILGALMRVGFATHSLYSLSQDIINEKEDTDLSEINSKMEVLTVLQRNLEIALESTYNAASEHLRFTYFPIFKMLALFDVVIQNMRKGELLLGIFKVSRMEKIHSKIVKMLNLTLGVKLDKRDALVKDLKSNNHMVEFSVDELNTLSQVVHDHMGNIHEGAFNREPSVQPGTGNTLYKNWNPSMDNLEKLSTAMAFSQNLDFQNMVPRHSGPRDTNLLSPNTFTPMAEQTSKLNANGGHSAASSESEAGKDPLHPDYAAFFGGLDLFDYDFLFGNDFN, from the coding sequence ATGTCTGTTGTGGGGAGTGGTAGTTCCCCTGAAGGTAATGCTGCTAGGACCAGGAAGAGGAACAGGATTTCCTTTGTTTGCCAGGCCTGTAGGAGATCAAAGACACGTTGTGACAAGGAGAAACCTATATGTACGAGGTGCAAGAAACTAAAACTAGAATGTGTGTATGATATGGCCAAACAGAGTGCCCCTCGAATACCAAGTAAAGATGCTACTATAGCTCGTCTTGGTAGGGATGTAGACTACTGGAAAAATAAGGCGATGAAGTTGATGCAAGAGCAAGAGAGCATGCCAGTCAATAAAGATAGCAATGTATCTAGTGGTAGTCTGGAAAATATGAATTCAGATTATGAGTCGGATGGCGAAAGCAGAGAATCGGACTATAAGAGACCAAGGCTAGATTCTTACAATATAAATGGAGAGAATAACGATGACGATTCAATTGAGATTAATCTGTATAGGACGCATCCGACTCTGATTGTTAGCAGAGTAATGAAAAGGGAGGTTAAGCCTTTATCAGAAAATTATCTCTTTATTCAAGACAAATTTTTAACATCGTTAATAGCTTCGATCTTTTTGGATCCCTCTCAGAATACAATGATTCCAGCTCTGACTGCTAATGCTAATGTGACAAGGGCTCAACCAAGTGTTAGGTCTAGTGCATTGAAGCTTAAGGAGACATTACTTCGCCAATGTCATACTGACTCTCAGAGGAGAAGAGTTGATGAATTTACTGAGAGGATTTTACAAAATACCAATACTTctaaaaatttgaaaaatgggATGATTCTTTCGATGTTATATAACACTTTGGGACACCAATTTTTGGAAGATCATTGCCAGAGTAATGGTGAGTATTCGGATATCTTGAAGAGCTTTATTACAGAAATCGAAGAAATGTTACCACCATATGAGATTATTGAGGTTTATAAGCAGCATTTCTTTCAGTATATTTATCCTGCATTGCCCTTTTTAGAGAAGGAAATGTTTGAAGAAACATTAAGTGACGTGCTTTTCAGAGATGAAAATAATCCAGCTAAGATTAAATTAAGATTAGGAAATAATCATTTGAGAATGAAAATGGAGAACTTGTCTATCTTAATGgtaattttgaaattatcCTACATATCGTTGAATTTTGCAGAAGACAATGTACAGCACAGTGCATTGGATGTTGATACAAACATTATCGCTCAATATCCAATTTCCAATAATTTTGTATTGCTCGCACAAAAATGTCTTGCATCAGAAAATTGGTGTGCGTGTgctaatgaaaatataattgcATGTGTCTTATATGTTTGGgcattttttgttttttcacCTGAAGAAGGTGATCTGTTTTTAGAACATCCTACAGATGTTATCAGTAGTTTGGTTATGATGTTAGCAACTTCAATTGGACTTCATCGTGATCCATCTGATTTCCCACAACTAAAATCAAGTATTCCTGATCGTAGACTATTAAATCACAGAAGATTGTTATGGCTCAGTGTCGTTACAGTTTGCTCATTTGAATCAAGTTTGAAGGGTAGGCATTCTGTTTCATCGGCTTCTATGATGGCATTGTTTCTGGATATCAAAAATCCAAACGCAGATGACGTTTATATTAATAGAGTGAAGAATGATTTGGTTGACTCGCCCTATGCTGAACAAGTTCTGAAGCTTCATATTCATTCATTGAGAAGAGTAAAACttgtattattgttatcaGATCTAGATGTCATGACAATGACTTACAGAAATAGTATTCTGTTGTCAGATTTGGAAAACCTGCGTGATAAGATCGAAAACTATACTGACGATAACTTTCCCATTGTTAAGCTTAATGCTGATAGTGAGAGTAAAGTTAATAATAGCGTTTTGCTGGCGATTAATTCCACATCATTACATACACAAATTGTTAGTCggttattgttattgagAACATCTATGGCTTTATTTCTCCATTTTGAATCTGTTGTCCCGAATGACAAATCAATGCTGAAATACTACTTCAAGTACTTCAATAAAAGCTGTACTGATGCATTAGTCTTGATGGGGTACATAAATAAATTCTTCAATGGGGATTATAGTGATAGTCtgtcatcttcaacaaattaCAATGTTTTAAAAGTGATACAACTCTCTTTTTCATCTACAGTGTTTAGTATATTGGGTGCATTGATGAGGGTGGGTTTTGCGACACATAGCTTATATTCTTTATCACAAGATATCATTAATGAAAAGGAGGACACTGATCTATCCGAAATCAATAGCAAGATGGAAGTTCTCACTGTTTTACAAAGAAACTTGGAGATTGCTTTAGAAAGTACCTACAATGCAGCATCTGAGCACTTGAGATTTACATACTTCCCGATCTTCAAGATGCTTGCATTATTTGATGTAGTGATACAGAATATGCGTAAAGGAGAACTATTACTAGGTATTTTTAAGGTTTCCAGGATGGAGAAAATTCATTCTAAAATTGTGAAAATGCTAAACTTAACATTGGGTGTCAAACTTGATAAACGAGATGCTTTGGTAAAGGACttaaaatcaaataatcaCATGGTTGAATTCAGTGTTGATGAGCTTAATACATTAAGTCAGGTTGTTCACGATCACATGGGTAATATACATGAGGGTGCCTTTAATCGTGAACCTTCAGTACAACCTGGTACTGGAAATACGCTATACAAAAATTGGAACCCAAGTATGGATAATTTAGAAAAGCTGTCCACTGCAATGGCATTCAGTCAAAACCTGGACTTCCAAAATATGGTTCCAAGGCACTCGGGTCCGAGAGATACAAATCTATTATCGCCCAACACATTTACACCAATGGCCGAACAAACCTCCAAGTTGAATGCCAATGGAGGTCATTCTGCAGCTTCCTCTGAGTCAGAAGCAGGAAAAGATCCACTTCACCCAGATTATGCTGCTTTCTTTGGCGGACTTGACTTGTTTGACTATGACTTTCTGTTTGGTAATGACttcaattaa
- a CDS encoding uncharacterized protein (CAGL0M12452g~Protein of unknown function), which yields MAKKFLVFLTLRAPSPNALPGREGKKNDIMWEKGKSPVLFPTIAAVARRKISTQVLLWKKRVGSLAKPHGGVGR from the coding sequence ATGGCCAAAAAGTTTCTGGTATTTTTGACCCTCAGAGCCCCTTCACCCAATGCACTTCCTGGGAGGGAAGGGAAGAAGAATGACATCATGTGGGAGAAAGGAAAGTCCCCAGTTCTCTTTCCCACCATCGCTGCTGTTGCACGGCGAAAAATATCAACACAAGTACTACTGTGGAAGAAGAGGGTGGGTAGCCTTGCCAAACCCCATGGAGGTGTTGGCAGGTAG
- the MMF1 gene encoding isoleucine biosynthesis protein MMF1 (CAGL0M12386g~Ortholog(s) have role in isoleucine biosynthetic process, mitochondrial translation and mitochondrial matrix localization): MFGLKARSLIMTRQLSKLTPVISANAPPAAASYSHAMKVNNLIYVSGQIPYTKDNKPVEGSISDKAEQVIQNVQNILKDSNSDLNRIVKVNIFLADMNNFAEFNKVYAKYFNVHKPARSCVAVAALPLGVDLEMEVIATEVE, translated from the coding sequence ATGTTTGGACTAAAAGCAAGAAGTTTAATCATGACTAGACAATTGTCCAAGTTGACCCCAGTTATCAGTGCCAATGCACCACCAGCTGCTGCTTCATACTCTCACGCCATGAAGGTGAACAACTTGATCTATGTCTCTGGTCAAATTCCATACACCAAGGACAACAAGCCAGTTGAAGGCTCTATCAGTGACAAAGCTGAGCAAGTCATCCAGAATGTGCAAAACATCTTGAAGGACAGCAACTCCGACTTGAACAGAATTGTCAAAGTCAACATCTTCTTGGCGGACATGAACAACTTCGCCGAGTTCAACAAGGTCTACGCCAAGTACTTCAACGTGCACAAGCCAGCTAGATCATGTGTCGCTGTCGCTGCTTTGCCACTCGGTGTTGATCTAGAGATGGAAGTCATCGCCACTGAGGTTGAATAA
- the RPL34B gene encoding 60S ribosomal protein eL34 (CAGL0M12408g~Ortholog(s) have cytosolic large ribosomal subunit, nucleolus localization) produces the protein MAQRVTFRRRNPYNTRSNKIKVVKTPGGILRAQHVKKLATRPKCGDCGIALPGIATLRPRQYASISKTHKTVSRVYGGSRCANCVKERIVRAFLIEEQKIVKKVVKEQTEAAKKAEKKDSKKKSTKRQ, from the exons ATGGCTCAACGTGTTACcttcagaagaagaaatccaT ACAACACTCGTTCCAACAAGATCAAGGTTGTTAAGACCCCAGGTGGTATCTTGCGTGCTCAACACGTCAAGAAGTTGGCTACCAGACCAAAGtgtggtgactgtggtaTTGCTTTGCCAGGTATCGCTACTTTGAGACCAAGACAATACGCTTCTATCTCCAAGACCCACAAGACCGTCTCTAGAGTCTACGGTGGTTCCAGATGTGCCAACTGTGTCAAGGAAAGAATCGTCAGAGCTTTCTTGATCGAAGAACAAAAGATTGTTAAGAAGGTCGTTAAGGAACAAACCGAAGCCGCCAAGAAGGCTGAGAAGAAGGACtccaagaagaagtctACCAAGAGACAATAA
- a CDS encoding uncharacterized protein (CAGL0M12364g~Protein of unknown function): MQEEFCKNKNQGHFWEVLVVGGKWNCISTVVISQIGYYEIGELLHSKRSKNNNHQHREITTICSFDTVSMRYLPGKTP, encoded by the coding sequence ATGCAAGAAGAGTTTTGTAAAAATAAGAATCAAGGTCACTTCTGGGAAGTGCTAGTTGTTGGGGGCAAATGGAATTGTATCTCCACTGTAGTTATAAGCCAAATAGGTTACTATGAAATTGGAGAGTTGCTCCACTCAAAGAGGtcaaaaaacaacaaccaCCAGCATCGAGAGATAACAACAATTTGTAGCTTTGACACCGTCTCGATGAGGTACCTACCTGGTAAAACACCTTAA
- a CDS encoding uncharacterized protein (CAGL0M12474g~Ortholog(s) have mitochondrion localization), which yields MVLHVRIDNLPPDKSWSQVRQLVGSIVPPSLVLQVKMLPPMSSMVPPFQLIKSCVVTLKGNIDQMTLQNLLMGINSYQWDYFDLYGYVIPYPMDMNVDYSNSNPLSTSPSVDTSNEDYMFMGSPTNQSLYYMPQSPPGSGLVSPPAGTTMTMPPPGAPPPVAFEYMMPPASRYIYQERPHANFSAGPAFHYGGYHRYNRHSNDRNGNYSSDSTDGYTKDILPLLNRDRPTDLNMISKDMLRTKNPDANSTRLKQIFNEISFRKQMTNRGMWQLKLENFPPFIQLDSLEPLSPQEPKVDVDIVLESNKIEKFGRLRWSILKDYIKLKCPKLLSLCESSTVDTGNGVLVSNVNNTREFYVGVYEDHEEQKVIDVINPETDKNYVGNISIEPGRYRAKVVRYSAVVGFHDKEICDLCLTALQGQEYLLGYKLQASELPPFEEEEKAS from the coding sequence ATGGTATTGCATGTGAGGATAGATAACTTACCGCCGGATAAGTCATGGAGTCAGGTGAGGCAGCTGGTCGGGTCCATAGTGCCTCCCTCGCTGGTGCTGCAAGTGAAGATGCTGCCACCGATGTCCTCTATGGTGCCACCTTTCCAGCTGATAAAGAGCTGTGTGGTGACTCTGAAGGGAAACATCGACCAGATGACGCTGCAGAACTTGCTGATGGGCATAAACAGTTACCAATGGGACTACTTTGATCTCTACGGGTACGTCATACCTTACCCGATGGACATGAACGTGGACTATAGCAATAGCAACCCACTGTCGACGTCCCCAAGTGTAGATACCAGCAACGAGGATTACATGTTTATGGGCTCGCCTACAAACCAGTCGCTCTACTACATGCCGCAGTCCCCACCTGGGTCCGGGCTGGTGTCCCCGCCCGCTGGCACGACAATGACTATGCCACCCCCAGGTGCTCCTCCGCCAGTAGCGTTCGAATACATGATGCCACCGGCCAGCAGGTATATCTACCAGGAGAGGCCGCACGCAAACTTCTCGGCTGGGCCGGCGTTCCACTACGGCGGGTACCACCGGTACAACAGGCATAGCAACGACAGAAACGGAAATTACTCTAGCGATAGCACAGACGGATACACAAAAGATATACTGCCCTTGCTCAACAGAGACAGGCCCACGGATCTCAACATGATATCGAAGGACATGCTCAGGACGAAGAACCCCGACGCCAACAGCACCAGACTGAAACAGATATTCAACGAAATAAGCTTCAGAAAGCAGATGACTAACAGAGGCATGTGGCAACTGAAGCTGGAGAACTTCCCGCCTTTCATCCAACTAGATTCCTTGGAACCTCTAAGCCCTCAGGAACCGAAGGTTGACGTGGACATTGTGCTGGAATCAAACAAGATAGAGAAGTTTGGACGGTTAAGGTGGAGTATACTGAAGGATTACATCAAGCTGAAGTGTCCAAAACTGTTATCACTGTGTGAGTCTTCAACAGTGGATACCGGAAATGGTGTGTTGGTGTCAAACGTGAACAACACACGCGAGTTCTACGTAGGGGTATATGAGGACCATGAGGAGCAAAAGGTTATTGACGTGATAAACCCAGAGACGGACAAAAACTATGTAGGTAACATCAGCATTGAGCCCGGCAGGTACAGGGCCAAAGTAGTTCGTTATAGTGCGGTGGTAGGGTTTCATGACAAGGAGATATGTGATCTTTGCCTAACCGCACTTCAGGGCCAAGAATATCTTCTAGGATATAAATTGCAGGCAAGTGAGCTACCACCATTTgaggaagaggaaaagGCAAGTTAA
- the FLC2 gene encoding flavin adenine dinucleotide transporter FLC2 (CAGL0M12320g~Ortholog(s) have FAD transmembrane transporter activity), with protein MLLRTLYLWLVLLISSATASQKHLKTSSLLTCMDNSQFTASFFDVKFYPHNKTVIFKVDASTIINGKIVVKAELIAYGLKVLDKTFNLCSLNEVSLCPLASGRIDVSSSYQIDSDVTDQIPGIAYTIPDLDAQIRVVAYSEDDTDYKTPLACVQAILSNDKTVQTKYASWPIAAVSGLGLLTAGFVSVIGYSATSAHIASNSISLFIYFQNLAITAMMGVSRVPPMAAAWTQNFQWSMGIISVEFMQKALDWYIQATNGVSTVVVSNKDILSISVQRRAWNLLKRGISVASSSDSNFDSILDDSQLYTTNERNTENYSNKILVLRGIQRVAFKANIELSNFFLTGVVFFLFFVFCLIIGLIFFKALLELLTRAKILPETSNFFQYRKNWGSIIKGTLFRLAIIAFPQITLLTIWEFTQRDSPAAVVDAVVMFLIVTGLLIYGTTRVFIKGRESLRLYKNPAYLLYSDTNFLNRYGFLYVQFKADTFWWLLPLLTYAFFRSLFVAVLQTHGKAQAMIIFLIELFYFVALCYYRPYLDKRTNVFNIAIHLVNFINALFFLFFSNLFKQPAVVSSVMAVILFVLNAAFALFLLVFTIITCTLALLHRNPDVRYQQMKDDRVSFIPKIVNGNSGYFGGDKKNGSEAELFELKQAVMDTNETEQEKMIRDDTFVRTNNATGNRVLFDDEFSTYTTSSQSNRVRSYSNNDDPQPLEPASAVTGAQNLSNYNNHGYLKVPSQNASGATKNDNLRKPETSFFSGKNQSFSRDDGSFL; from the coding sequence atGCTGCTTCGAACACTGTACCTGTGGTTGGTGCTCTTGATAAGCAGCGCTACGGCGTCGCAGAAACACTTGAAGACGTCCTCGTTGCTGACATGCATGGACAACTCGCAGTTCACCGCGTCTTTCTTCGACGTTAAGTTCTACCCGCACAACAAGACCGTTATCTTCAAAGTCGACGCATCTACAATCATCAACGGTAAGATCGTGGTCAAGGCAGAGCTGATCGCTTACGGGCTGAAAGTGCTCGACAAGACCTTCAACCTGTGCTCCTTGAACGAGGTCTCCCTGTGCCCGCTCGCGAGCGGGAGAATAGACGTCTCCTCCTCCTACCAGATAGACAGCGACGTCACTGACCAGATCCCCGGCATCGCTTACACCATTCCGGACCTCGACGCCCAGATCAGAGTCGTCGCTTACTCGGAGGACGACACGGACTACAAGACCCCGCTCGCGTGCGTGCAGGCAATCCTGAGCAACGACAAGACCGTCCAGACCAAGTACGCCTCCTGGCCCATCGCAGCGGTCTCAGGCCTGGGTCTGCTGACCGCCGGTTTCGTCTCAGTGATCGGCTACAGCGCCACCTCCGCGCACATCGCCTCCAACTCCATCTCCCTTTTCATATACTTCCAAAACCTCGCCATCACAGCAATGATGGGTGTCTCCCGTGTACCCCCCATGGCCGCCGCTTGGACCCAGAACTTCCAGTGGTCAATGGGTATCATCTCCGTCGAGTTCATGCAGAAGGCGCTCGACTGGTACATCCAGGCCACCAACGGTGTCTCAACAGTGGTGGTCTCCAACAAGGACATCCTGTCCATCAGTGTCCAGCGGAGAGCATGGAACCTGCTGAAGAGAGGTATCTCCGTCGCCTCCTCAAGCGACTCAAACTTCGACTCTATCCTGGACGACTCCCAATTGTACACCACAAATGAAAGAAACACAGAAAACTACTCAAACAAGATCCTGGTCCTGAGAGGCATACAAAGAGTGGCATTCAAAGCCAACATCGAGTTGTCAAATTTCTTCCTGACGGGTGTCgtgttcttcttgttctttgtCTTCTGCTTGATCATAGGtctgatcttcttcaaagcgCTGCTGGAACTCTTGACAAGAGCTAAGATCCTACCTGAAACTTCAAACTTTTTCCAATACAGAAAGAACTGGGGTAGTATCATCAAGGGTACCTTGTTTAGACTTGCTATTATCGCATTCCCCCAAATTACACTGCTAACGATCTGGGAATTCACACAAAGAGATTCTCCAGCAGCTGTGGTTGATGCGGTAGTTATGTTCCTGATTGTCACAGGTCTGTTGATATATGGAACCACAAGGGTGTTTATCAAAGGTAGAGAGTCTCTGAGATTATACAAGAACCCTGCATATCTACTGTACAGTGATACAAACTTTTTAAACCGTTACGGTTTCTTATATGTGCAGTTCAAGGCAGATACTTTCTGGTGGTTATTGCCTTTGTTGACCTACGCATTTTTTAGATCCCTATTTGTTGCTGTTCTGCAAACTCACGGTAAAGCTCAGGCTATgatcatatttttgatcGAGCTATTTTATTTCGTTGCCCTTTGCTACTACCGCCCATACTTGGATAAAAGAACtaatgttttcaatatcGCCATTCACCTGGTGAACTTCATCAATGCTTTATTCTTCCTGTTCTTCAGTAACCTGTTCAAACAACCAGCAGTTGTCTCATCTGTTATGGCTGTGATATTGTTTGTGTTAAATGCCGCATTTGCTTTGTTCTTGCTAGTATTCACCATAATCACATGTACACTAGCATTGTTGCACAGGAACCCAGACGTTCGCTACCAACAGATGAAGGACGACCGTGTTTCCTTTATTCCAAAGATTGTCAATGGTAATAGTGGTTACTTCGGTGGCGATAAGAAGAATGGGTCGGAGGCtgaattatttgaattgaAACAGGCTGTCATGGACACAAATGAAACTGAGCAAGAGAAGATGATTAGAGATGATACATTTGTTAGGACAAATAATGCAACTGGTAACAGGGTACTGTTTGATGACGAATTCAGTACGTATACTACCTCATCTCAATCTAACAGAGTAAGATCGTACAGTAATAACGATGATCCACAGCCTCTTGAACCTGCCTCTGCAGTTACGGGAGCTCAAAATTTATCCAATTATAATAATCACGGCTATTTGAAGGTTCCATCTCAAAATGCTAGTGGAGCCACTAAGAACGACAACTTGCGGAAGCCAGAGACCAGTTTCTTCTCAGGTAAGAACCAGTCTTTTTCCCGTGACGACGGCTCTTTCTTGTGA